The genomic DNA GCGAACGGAGACTCAGCCAATAGGCACACGCGGCACAGCGGCCGGAGTGTTTACACCGCCCGGGAACATCCCCGGACCTGCCACATGATATGGGAATTACCGAACCCTTTACAAGCGGCAGTCAGGCCGCTTTCGGGCTCGCCACTCGCCCTTTGGCGGTCACGCCGTTGACGTACCGGGTCAGTTGCTCCAGCACATACTCACGATGACCCTGACTGAAACCAAACTCAAAGGCGACGCCGACATAGATGCGTCCCGAACTGTCGGCATGGGTATGGGCCACTTTCGCGACCATACCGATCGGGGCGACGAGTTCCGGCCGGAGGTCGATTCGGAGCCAGAGGTATCGCGACCGATCCAACGGGCCTGAGTCATCGCGATCGATCAGGAGGCCCGCGCCACCTCCGCCCAGGTTTGCAAGCTGGCCGATGAAACCAGGGCCGACATCCGGAAGGACCGGCGTGAATGTCTCGCTGGAATCGATCCCGCCGCAACGCTCAATCTCGTGGGCCGACGCCCGGTCCGCGACTTCCGCAGCAACGGCGGATGTGGGATCGAGGATCGGCCAGACCTCGACCTTCGGCAGCTCGACGCTTCCCAGCGGCACACGGTAGAAGGACCGGCGCGAGCAACGCTCGACGTGGTCCGGAGCGGTGATCCTGAGCATCGACGGCCCACGCCCTGAGACGCCCGACGAGGCAACCGCCTTCGTCTTGAACATCCAACGGTTCTGCCCGATCGTCATGGCACCAATGAGCTGTGTCCCCGGCGGGAGGTCGATCGGCGCGTGGAGTGATGTCGGATGCTCTGTCACGAGCTCGGTATCTGAAACAGAGACCAGGCGAACGCGCCAGACGATGTCTGGCCTCCGGTCGTCGGCATCGATCGGCCCGCGATCGACCGAAAGCTCGATACCGCCGCCTCGCTGAGAGATCTCAGCCAGGCACTCTTTCCATCGCTCTGTACGTGATCGATTGGCGGGCACGGCGGATCCTCGGTAGACGCAGCAGGAGCGGATCGACCTCCGAGCCGGAGATCGACCCGATCGAACCTCGCCTTGAGCCGACCCCGCGGAATCACCGGCGACATCAGGTCCGTCGGGATTTCTTTCGGCGAGGGGGCCGCTTCAACAGCCGCGAGATCTCATCGACGGTGGCGTTCGCCTGCCCGAGTTCTTCGCGGGTGATTGCGTGTCTGCCGAAGCGAGCCCGGTAGTAGAGCCGAACAAGCCCCTGAAGCGGGACTGGCTCGGGGTTGCGGCTCTCAACGTCGGCGGCGTGCTCCAACGCACCGGCCCAGACCGGGCGTCCGTGGCCTCGCCGTGCGAGCAGCGATTGCAGATCCGCAAAGAACTCTGCCCCTTGGAGCGAACTGACGAGTTCCGGCTCGGCCAGAGCCGCGGCCCTGAGCATCCGGCGCAGCGCCCGCCTTGCCTGCATCGTTCGGATGATGATGAGCAGTCCGGACCCGAGGAGCGCGAGTCCGACACTTACGACAAGCCCGTTTCTGATTGCTCGCAGAACGAGCGAGACGCCTCCGGCGCTCACTCGCATGTTGAGATCGGCCATGCGATCTTCCACCCGTCCCGGATTGATCGGTTGCGCACCGACCATGTCGGCACGCCGCTTCTCGTCGAAGCCGACGATGCCGTCGATCCAAGCCAGTTCGATGGCGTCGATGAACCTGCGGAACTTCGCGAGCGTTCCGAGCGTGGGTGAGTGGATGCGCGTCAGGTCGGCGGGAGGCGTCGCGTCGAGCGTCACCCATCGACCGCCCGCTGTCTGCGCTTCGACCCATGCGTGCGCGTTGCTCTCGCGGACGATGTAACGACCGACACCCTCGTTGAACTCTGCGGCGACGTAGCCGGTGACCACTCGGGCACGGATGCCGACCGAGCGGCACATCGCGGCGAGGGCGGAAGCGAAGTACTCGCAATGTCCCTGCTGGGAATCGAACAGGAAGAACTCGATCGGATCGCGTCCGGGCCGGGGCGCGAGAATGTCGAGCGTGTACCCGTATGTGATCCTCAGATAGCTCTCGATGGCTTGGGCCGCCAGCAGATCCAGTTCGATCGGACGCAGGCCGGGATCGGACTCGATACCTGCATCCCGCAGGATCTCTTCCGCGAGATCCGAGGCACGCTCCGAGATGATCTCTCTGGACCGATCCTGCTGCTGCTCGCGTGCGCGAAAGCCCGCGTCGACGATCGAGTGTGCGATGTAATCGAACCTGCCGGGCGGGGTCTCACGACGCAGCACTCCGGACGCGCCGATCTCGAGCACGCCTCGGGTGCCGACATATGTGATCCGCGAGGGTTGCCAGAGCGTGAAGAGGTAGCCGCTCCGATCGGAGGCGTTCCGCAGCGTGACCCGGGCGATGTGCGTCACGTCGCTGGGATTGCCGCCGACGGGATAGGCACGGTCGGGATCGATCGGATGGCGCGTCGCCCGATCATCGGGCGAAGTCGTCCAGCGGCCTCGGTCGTAGCGTTCGAGCGCGGCGCCTCTGAGATAGAAGATCCGTTCGACACCTCCGAGGTTCCGCCCGAATCGATCGGTGATCTCGACGTCCAGCACTTCCGCCTGCGACTCGGTGATGAGCCCGCCGACCCCGAGCGTGACCGAGTCTGTGAACGACGTGGTCTGTCCGAGATTGGCATTGCCCCACTCACCGAGGCGCTGGGTGCCGAGGCCGCGCGGGATGAAGAGGAACGCGGCGGCTCCGCCCACGTATGCGCCGACGGCACAGATGACGGACACGGCGAGAATGTCTCTGGTTGCTCGTCGCCCTCTGGCGACTCCCCCACGCTCCGGGCTCGATGCCTCTCGCGCCGAGACAACCTGGAGCAGGCCGGCGCACAACGCTGCCAACGGAATGAACGCGAGCATGATCACGCCGACGAAGAGCGCGTTGCTCGTCAGCACCGAGCCGATCAGCTGGAAGATCGCGAGCGAGAGCAGCTGCGCAAAGTCTCGGGCGCGGCGACGATCGAAGAGCTTGATGACCTGCAGATAGGTCACGAACTCAGAGAACGCCGAGACCGAGAGTCGGCCCGACACGGTGGCCCACGCGGCGTTCGCCAGCGCGATCGCGACCAGAGCAAGAACCACCGCACGGGGCAGTGGACGGCCGTTCCGAGACTCTGTCAGCCAGATCCCGATAAGACCGAGCCCGACCATGATCAGCCCGAAGAATGGGCGGCCATCAGCGAGCGCGTAGCAGAGGATCGCCAGCAGCGCGAGACCGAACGAAAGGGGCTTGAAGGCACGCGTCATGTGGCGGCCCTTCCACCAGAGTCGGAGAGCCCCAGGAACCCGGCCAACGCGCGGCGCAGGCGGCTCGGGGGAATGGGAGGGGGCTCGGGCAGCGACTCTTCCGGAGCAAGAATCGAACTCGCCTCGCTCACGGAGAGAAGCAGCGAGCCCGAGGGAACCGGCTCGCGATCGGCCGCGATGACGACGACGGCGTCACGCGGGCGTATCGACGGCGCGACGGCGTGCGAGTCTGCGGAGATGCGGAGTCTGGCGAGGAGATCGAGCACCGTCTCGATGTGCCTTTTGCCGGGCTTGGGCAGCACGAGCGACCCGAATCCGACGACGCCGACAGCGTACCCCTTCGAGTCGGCGAGCTTCGAGATAGATGCAGCGATAGAGACTGCGATCTCCTGCTCGTGGGGCGAGAGCCCGGAGAGCGAGGGGCGAAGATCGATCCAGATTCGCGCGGGTGCGGGCAGGGCGTTCTGGCGGACCACGAGCGATCCGGCGCGTGCGGAGGCACGCCACGCGATCGATCGCATCGAGTCTCCGGGGGCATATGCCCTGATCCCGAAGATCTCTTCTCCATGGCCCGCGATGTTCCTCGCGCTGCTCAGGCGTGCTTGCCCGCCATCCAGACGATCGAGGATGCCCGAGCGAAGCCGGAGGGTGCGGGGCCTGATGATGAGCGTCGCACGCTGCGAGAGTTCGACGGATTTGCGAGTCAGACCGAGCGGAAACGTCGTCGAGATCGAGAAACGCTCCAGCGTGACAAGCCCCCGATGGCGGGGCACGACCGCGATGGTTGCGCGGACCTCTTCACGCGCGCCGACATGTTGCACGCAGGATGCCACGGTGCCGAGAGAGCGATCCGGCGATGCGCCGTCCGAACGCTCCGCGATGCTCAGCCCGAACGCCGGCCAGAAGCGGCTGCGGTTCCTGACTGTGTAGCGGATACGGATCTCTCGTCCGACCTCGCCGTGCGCGGGGATGTCGCGCCGTGCCCTCACGCCCATCAGTGCCGGGCCGCTCACGAAGCCGGAGACGACCATCGCCCCCGCAGCGATGCCGAACGCAAAGAAGAGCAGGTTGTTCTGGCTGTTGATCGCGCCGATCGCGAGAAAGACCGTGGTGAGAACGTAGAGCAGACTGCCTGCGCTGGCGTGGTACCGGCGGCGGACGATCGCTGCCGCGTCATCGTTCGATGCGAGTCTCACCTTGCGTTGCTCGGGTTCTTGGTGACATTGACCAGCACCCGACCTCCGTCCCTTGGGAGATAGAGCGAAGTCTCAGAAGCCCGAACAGCGGCACCGGACGCTCGCACGGTCACGGCTCGAGTCGGCGCGTTCGTGACGGGCACCGAGATGCCGAACTCGCCCTTGCTGCCCGATGTGGCCGAGCCGATTCGATTGCCCTTGTCGTCGAGGAACTCGACGAGCGTCCCAGGGACACCCTCGCTCGTCGTCAGACGCGGATCTTCGGCGGGCACGACAACCGCGATGTCGGCCGGACCCACGACGACGCGCCCGGAGTAACCCACGCTGCCACACCCGGTGAGGCAAACTGCCCCGACAAGGCCCAAGAGCATGATCGCGATACGACCGAGTGATCCGGCGTTGAAGCTTTGATTCATGGGTTGGCTCCAGCATCGACGGCCGGAAGATCCTTCAACGATCCGAGGCCGAACTGGTCAAGAAACTCACGCGTGGTGCCGTACAGCATCGGGCGCCCGGGCTCTTCGGCGCGTCCGACGATGGCGACCATGCGGCGATCCATCAGCGACCGCAGAACCTCGCCGCACGCCACACCACGGATCGATTCGAGATCCGCACGTGCGATCGGCTGCTTGTAGGCGATGATGGCGAGCGTTTCGATCGCCGCGCGGCTGAGCTTTGCCTGGACCTGTTGGAGTCGAATCGAGGCGAGAACCGGCGCGAACTCCGAGCGTGTCATGAGGCGATAGCCGCCCGCGACGCGCTCGATGCGTGCCGCACGGCCGGTCGAGTCGAGCGATTCGTTGATGCGAGCGATGGCGGCTTCCACCTGTCCTGCTTCGGTCACTTTGCCGGTTCCTGCGATCGCAGCGGAAATCGCGGATGCAGAGATCGGGCGGGGCGAGGCGAGGAGCACCGCCTCGACCTGGGCATCCAGTTCTGAAACCCCTGTGGACAGCGGCTCCGCCGACATCTGATCGTGTGTTTCCTGCATGGGACCATGCTACCCGAGCCGGGCCGAGGAGGCGATCTGGGGGTTGCCGAGACGGTCCAGATAATCGCGTCCCCTCCCAGACCGCACAGTCTGAACGGGGGTGGCACCGCCAGTGCCTGTCCGGAGTGAAGAGACTCGCACCGAGACCCGATGATCGGACACGCGCCCCTCCGATCCCCTTCCGAACAAGAGAGTGACCGTGAGCACCACGAAACGCATCCTGATCGCAGATGACGAGATGCACGTGACCCATGTGGTCGGTTCCAAACTTCGGAAGGCCGGTTTCGATGTCGTGGTCGCGAACGATGGCGAAGAGGCCCTGCGGGCTGCGCTCGACTGCAAGCCCGACATGCTCATCACCGATCTGCAGATGCCCTACCTGAGCGGGTTCGAGCTCGCGATGCGGCTGAAGTCTGAGCCGCCGACCTCGCAGACACCGGTTCTGCTTCTGACCGCTCGGGGATATGTTGTCGATTCCTCCGAGCTTGCGCTCACAAACATCCGCCAGATCATGGCCAAGCCGTTCAGCGCGCTCGCGTTGCTCGAGGTTGTCCACGGCATGATCGGGGGCTCAGCGGAGGAGCGGAAGGCCGCATGATCGACGACACCCGCACAGAGCAAGATCTGGCTCCTGAGGATCGCATCCGCGTCCGGTGCCGCGCGATGGGAATTCCCAGCTGGCAGGTGGACCGAGCGGGGCTTGTCATCCAGGAGCCGGACGAGCACGGACTCGTCGGGCTCTTTCTGCGTTCCCAGCCCATGACGGACCTGGTTGCCGCTGCTGTCGGCGCGTGGAACGAGCAGGAGGAACCCGTGCCGGCCGAGATCTTCCCGGGGTGCTGGGTCGTCCCGATGGTGATCACACGCAGGAGGCGCCGGAGCGGGTATGTGGTCGGGATCCTTGTCGGACAGGTCGGGCTCCACGGCAGCGATTTCGAGCGTATCTGTCTCGCAACCCCCGCCGATCCGTCCGCCGCACGCAACGCCATCTCGAAGCATGCGCACTGGACATCCGAGAGTGCCAACGCAATCGGCGCGTCTCTCCGGATGATGCAGGCCGATCTCGCGAGTTCGAGCGAGCAGGAGCGAACGATCAGCGGCTTCACGACGCACCTGACCGAGGCGTATGAGACCGTCGAGCTGCTCTACGAACTCGGACGTTCGATGAGCACGCTCAGGCAGCCATCACAGTTCGGTGTCATGACGATCGAGCGGCTCCACCGCATCACCGATTTCGGCTGGATCGCGGCATCGTTCCCGAGCGATGGGACCGAGCATCCGCTCGCATCTACGCCGGTGATCTGGTGTGGCGGGCGACTCTGCGACGACGAGGCCGTCATCGAAGCCGCTCGGAAGTACCTCGCTCAGAACCTGCCGAGCTGTGCACCCGTGATCGCCGGGTATGTGGACGGGCTGCCGCCCGCTGCGGGGCCTCAGGTTGTGCTCCAACCCATCACGAGGAAGGGACGCCCGGTCGGGCTCCTGATGGCGGGTGCCAAGGGCGGGGACGATCCGCAGGTGAGTTCCTACGACACGCGATTGCTGGAATCAGCGTCGGGATACCTCTCGGCGTTTCTCGAGAACGCGGCTCTGTACGCCGAACAGAACTCCACATTCATCGGCACCTTGCGGGCGATGACGGCAGCGATCGACGCGAAGGACAGGTACACATGCGGTCATTCCGAGCGCGTCGCGCTGCTGGCTCGTCAACTCGCGATCGCATCGGGGTTTGATGAGGCGAGGGCCGACCGAGTCCATATCGCCGGGCTGGTCCATGACGTGGGCAAGATCGGCGTGCCGGAATCCGTGCTGACAAAGGCCGGTCGGCTCACGGATGATGAGTTCGGGATGATCAAGCTCCACCCGGAGATCGGCCAGAACATCCTGAAGGACATCCCACTCTTTCAGGATGTCCTTCCCGGCGTGATGTACCACCACGAGCGCTGGGACGGCAAGGGCTACCCCCACTGCCTGGCTGGCGAAGACATCCCGCTGATCGCTCGCTTCATCGGCATTGCTGACACGTTCGACGCCATGAGCTCCACACGCGCATACCGCCCCGCTCTTCCGAGAGAGCACACGCTCGCCGAGATCAGGAAGTGCGCTGGAGCTCAGTTTGATCCGGAACTGGCGGAGAGATTCCTCACACTGGATCTCAGCGAGTACGACCAGATGCTCGCCATGCACACGCCGCAGGCACCGAGCGAGGAGCCCCGTCTCGCGGCTTAACGTTCGATGTGCGCCACGAAAGAGGCCGTCCCCGCACGCGGAGACGGCCCTCGGATGCGACACGCGAGTCTGCTCACTTCACTGAGCGAACGGCGTCGAGCGCGGCTGCTCAGACTCTTCCATGCCCAGCGCCCAGGAAATGAATCCGAGGATGTCGGAACGCTCCTCGATGATCATCGCCGTCGGCTTGCCTGCGCCGTGGCCTCCCCGCGTCTCGATGCGGATCAGCACTGGCGCATCGCCGCCCTGCGCGTTCTGGAGTGCGGCGGCGAACTTGAACGAGTGGGCGGGGACGACCCGGTCATCGT from Phycisphaeraceae bacterium includes the following:
- a CDS encoding DUF3488 domain-containing protein translates to MTRAFKPLSFGLALLAILCYALADGRPFFGLIMVGLGLIGIWLTESRNGRPLPRAVVLALVAIALANAAWATVSGRLSVSAFSEFVTYLQVIKLFDRRRARDFAQLLSLAIFQLIGSVLTSNALFVGVIMLAFIPLAALCAGLLQVVSAREASSPERGGVARGRRATRDILAVSVICAVGAYVGGAAAFLFIPRGLGTQRLGEWGNANLGQTTSFTDSVTLGVGGLITESQAEVLDVEITDRFGRNLGGVERIFYLRGAALERYDRGRWTTSPDDRATRHPIDPDRAYPVGGNPSDVTHIARVTLRNASDRSGYLFTLWQPSRITYVGTRGVLEIGASGVLRRETPPGRFDYIAHSIVDAGFRAREQQQDRSREIISERASDLAEEILRDAGIESDPGLRPIELDLLAAQAIESYLRITYGYTLDILAPRPGRDPIEFFLFDSQQGHCEYFASALAAMCRSVGIRARVVTGYVAAEFNEGVGRYIVRESNAHAWVEAQTAGGRWVTLDATPPADLTRIHSPTLGTLAKFRRFIDAIELAWIDGIVGFDEKRRADMVGAQPINPGRVEDRMADLNMRVSAGGVSLVLRAIRNGLVVSVGLALLGSGLLIIIRTMQARRALRRMLRAAALAEPELVSSLQGAEFFADLQSLLARRGHGRPVWAGALEHAADVESRNPEPVPLQGLVRLYYRARFGRHAITREELGQANATVDEISRLLKRPPRRKKSRRT
- a CDS encoding DUF58 domain-containing protein; this encodes MRLASNDDAAAIVRRRYHASAGSLLYVLTTVFLAIGAINSQNNLLFFAFGIAAGAMVVSGFVSGPALMGVRARRDIPAHGEVGREIRIRYTVRNRSRFWPAFGLSIAERSDGASPDRSLGTVASCVQHVGAREEVRATIAVVPRHRGLVTLERFSISTTFPLGLTRKSVELSQRATLIIRPRTLRLRSGILDRLDGGQARLSSARNIAGHGEEIFGIRAYAPGDSMRSIAWRASARAGSLVVRQNALPAPARIWIDLRPSLSGLSPHEQEIAVSIAASISKLADSKGYAVGVVGFGSLVLPKPGKRHIETVLDLLARLRISADSHAVAPSIRPRDAVVVIAADREPVPSGSLLLSVSEASSILAPEESLPEPPPIPPSRLRRALAGFLGLSDSGGRAAT
- the scpB gene encoding SMC-Scp complex subunit ScpB, translated to MQETHDQMSAEPLSTGVSELDAQVEAVLLASPRPISASAISAAIAGTGKVTEAGQVEAAIARINESLDSTGRAARIERVAGGYRLMTRSEFAPVLASIRLQQVQAKLSRAAIETLAIIAYKQPIARADLESIRGVACGEVLRSLMDRRMVAIVGRAEEPGRPMLYGTTREFLDQFGLGSLKDLPAVDAGANP
- a CDS encoding response regulator, translating into MSTTKRILIADDEMHVTHVVGSKLRKAGFDVVVANDGEEALRAALDCKPDMLITDLQMPYLSGFELAMRLKSEPPTSQTPVLLLTARGYVVDSSELALTNIRQIMAKPFSALALLEVVHGMIGGSAEERKAA
- a CDS encoding HD-GYP domain-containing protein; translated protein: MIDDTRTEQDLAPEDRIRVRCRAMGIPSWQVDRAGLVIQEPDEHGLVGLFLRSQPMTDLVAAAVGAWNEQEEPVPAEIFPGCWVVPMVITRRRRRSGYVVGILVGQVGLHGSDFERICLATPADPSAARNAISKHAHWTSESANAIGASLRMMQADLASSSEQERTISGFTTHLTEAYETVELLYELGRSMSTLRQPSQFGVMTIERLHRITDFGWIAASFPSDGTEHPLASTPVIWCGGRLCDDEAVIEAARKYLAQNLPSCAPVIAGYVDGLPPAAGPQVVLQPITRKGRPVGLLMAGAKGGDDPQVSSYDTRLLESASGYLSAFLENAALYAEQNSTFIGTLRAMTAAIDAKDRYTCGHSERVALLARQLAIASGFDEARADRVHIAGLVHDVGKIGVPESVLTKAGRLTDDEFGMIKLHPEIGQNILKDIPLFQDVLPGVMYHHERWDGKGYPHCLAGEDIPLIARFIGIADTFDAMSSTRAYRPALPREHTLAEIRKCAGAQFDPELAERFLTLDLSEYDQMLAMHTPQAPSEEPRLAA